The Magnetospirillum sp. WYHS-4 genome includes the window GTTCCTGCCGCGCCTCGCCAAGGCCCTGCGCCGCGAACCGGCCTTGGATCTGGCCGACCTCAAGCCCGGCGAGGCCATGCTGGTGCTGGACGTGCGCGATGCCCCGGACTTCGCGGGCGGCCATGTGCCCGCCTCCCGCAACATCCCGCTGCCCGAATTGGCGGCCCGCCTGGGCGAACTGGAGGGCTGGCGCGGCAAGACGGTGGCCGTCCTCTGCCGCACCGACAAGCGCTCGGCCAAGGCGGTGGAGATGCTGAAGGCCGAGGGCTTCTCCGGCGTGCGCCTGGTGGCCGGAGGCATGGTGGAATGGGGGAAGAGGGGACTGCCGGTGGAGGAGGGGCCATGAACGGCCGGCTCCACATCGCGGTGATCGCCAAGGAGCCGCCGGGCGGCCGCTGCCGCCTCTATTTCGCCTTCGCCGAGGCTTTGGCCGCCACCCTGGGCGCCACGACGGAAATCCTTTTGGGTCCGGAGGCTCCGGCCCTCACCGTGAACGGCGTTTCCCTCGTGCCCG containing:
- a CDS encoding VTT domain-containing protein — translated: YLAGDWVAGRAGSRLGRLVAGVEAEGWRFVAFTRLVPLFPFNLLNYALGLTRISFGAYVAATAVCMIPGALAYTYLGHAGREALAGGEGMIHDGAIALGLLAAALFLPRLAKALRREPALDLADLKPGEAMLVLDVRDAPDFAGGHVPASRNIPLPELAARLGELEGWRGKTVAVLCRTDKRSAKAVEMLKAEGFSGVRLVAGGMVEWGKRGLPVEEGP